One region of Bubalus kerabau isolate K-KA32 ecotype Philippines breed swamp buffalo chromosome 6, PCC_UOA_SB_1v2, whole genome shotgun sequence genomic DNA includes:
- the DENND4B gene encoding DENN domain-containing protein 4B isoform X1, producing MEADAVSEGGAMAEERPPRLVDYFVIAGLAGNGAPIPEETWIPEPSGPLRPPRPAEPITDVAVIARALGEEVPQGYTCIQASAGGHPLELSAGLLGGTQPVICYRRGRDKPPLVELGVLYEGKERPKPGFQVLDTTPYSHSANLAPPGPGHPRTYLTYRRAAEGAGLHALGITDLCLVLPSKGEGTPHTYCRLPRNLNPGMWGPAVYLCYKVGLAKANTLVYEAELLGRYPEEDNEAFPLPESVPVFCLPMGATIECWPAQTKYPVPVFSTFVLTGAAGDKVYGAALQFYEAFPRARLSERQARALGLLSAVERGRALGGRAVRSRRAIAVLSRWPAFPAFRAFLTFLYRYSVSGPHRLPLEAHISHFIHNVPFPSPQRPRILVQMSPYDNLLLCQPVSSPLPLSGASFLQLLQTLGPELAITLLLAVLTEHKLLVHSLRPDLLTSVCEALVSMIFPLHWQCPYIPLCPLVLADVLSAPVPFIVGIHSSYFDLHDPPVDVICVDLDTNTLFQTEEKKPLSPRTLPRRPYKVLLATLTHLYQQLDQTYTGPEEEASLEFLLTDYEAVCGRRARLEREVQGAFLRFMACLLKGYRDFLRPLTQAPSEGSRDVDNLFFLQGFLKSRERSSHKLYSQLLHTQMFSQFIEECSFGSARHAALEFFDSCVDKVHPEQEKPEPVPLVELEELSGSELTVFIMPPEEPPAPEGSESTPQYCYDGFPELRAELFEAPQEQAGALPVPGPSRSAPSSPAPRRTKQEMKVAQRMAQKSAAVPELWARCLLGHCYGLWFLCLPAYVRSAPSRVRALQTAYQVLRQMESRKVVLPDEVCYRVLMQLCSHYGQPVLSVRVMLDMRRAGIVPNTITYGYYNKAVLESKWPSGTPGGRLRWAKLRNVVLGAAQFRQPLREQRQRQQKREKVETAAQEAGSSQTEPYLERPSPTRPLQRQTTWAGRSLRDPASPMGRLVKSGSLGSARGAQPTVEAGVAHMIEALGVLEPRGSPIPWHDGSLSDLSLTGEESAPGGSPGDSGSALSTQSTETLEGPSGRVPKAGGRQDEASTPRRGLGARLQQLLTPSRRSPTSRAPPSELPPDLPPSARRSPMDSLLHPRERPGSTASESSASLGSEWDLSESSLSSVSLRRSSERLSDTPGSFQPPSLEILLSSCSLCRACDSLVYDEEIMAGWAPDDSNLNTTCPFCACPFVPLLSVQTLDSRPSAPSPKPAPAGASGSSDAPAPGGPGPVLSDRRLCLALDEPQLCNGHMGTASRRVESGAWAYLSPLVLRKELESLVENEGSEVLALPELPAAHPIIFWNLLWYFQRLRLPSILPCLVLASCDGPPPPQAPAPWIMPDPASVQVRLLWDVLTPDPDSCPPLYVLWRVHSQIPQRVVWPGPVPASLSLALLESVLRHVGLNEVHKAIGLLLETLGPPPTGLHLQRGIYREILFLTLAALGKDHMDIVAFDKKYKSAFNKLASSMGKEELRQRRAQMPTPKAIDCRKCFGAPLEC from the exons ATGGAGGCAG ATGCAGTGAGTGAGGGGGGGGCCATGGCGGAGGAGCGGCCCCCCCGGCTGGTGGATTACTTCGTGATAGCTGGACTTGCAGGGAACGGAGCACCCATCCCTGAGGAAACATGGATTCCTGAACCCAGTGGACCCCTGCGCCCTCCTCGGCCAGCTGAGCCCATCACAGATGTGGCAGTCATCGCTAGGGCCCTGGGCGAGGAGGTGCCCCAGGGCTACACATGCATCCAGGCTTCCGCGGGGGGCCACCCCTTGGAACTCAGCGCTGGGCTCCTAGGTGGAACTCAACCTGTCATCTGCTACCGGAGGGGGCGTGACAAGCCCCCCCTCGTTGAGCTGGG GGTGTTGTATGAGGGGAAGGAACGTCCCAAGCCTGGCTTCCAAGTGCTAGATACGACACCCTACAGCCACTCAGCCAACCTGGCCCCTCCAGGCCCTGGGCACCCCCGCACCTACCTCACTTACCGGCGGGCAGCAGAGGGGGCAGGGCTGCATGCCCTGGGCATCACTGACCTCTGCCTGGTACTGCCCAGCAAGGGCGAGGGCACTCCTCATACTTACTGCCGATTGCCCCGCAACCTCAACCCTGGCATG TGGGGCCCAGCAGTGTACCTGTGCTACAAGGTGGGCCTGGCCAAGGCCAACACACTGGTGTATGAGGCAG AGCTGCTGGGCCGCTACCCAGAGGAGGACAATGAGGCGTTCCCGCTGCCCGAGTCAGTGCCCGTCTTCTGCCTGCCCATGGGGGCCACTATCGAGTGCTGGCCTGCCCAGACCAAGTACCCCGTGCCCGTCTTCTCCACCTTTGTGCTCACGGGTGCAGCTGGTGATAAG GTGTACGGTGCTGCCCTGCAGTTCTACGAGGCGTTCCCGAGGGCCAGGCTGTCGGAGCGGCAGGCTCGGGCCCTGGGCCTGCTGAGTGCTGTGGAGCGGGGCCGGGCACTGGGGGGCCGGGCTGTGCGCAGCCGCCGCGCCATCGCTGTGCTGTCCCGCTGGCCTGCCTTCCCAGCCTTCCGCGCCTTCCTCACCTTCCTCTACCGCTACTCCGTCTCGGGCCCCCACCGTCTGCCCCTGGAAGC gcACATCTCCCACTTCATTCACAatgttcccttcccttccccacagAGACCCCGCATCCTGGTGCAG ATGTCTCCCTATGACAACCTGCTCCTCTGCCAGCCTGTATCCTCACCCCTGCCCCTCAG TGGTGCCAGCTTCCTGCAGCTGCTGCAGACCCTGGGCCCGGAGCTGGCGATCACGCTGCTGCTTGCTGTGCTCACGGAACACAAGCTGCTAGTCCACTCGCTGCGGCCAGATCTGCTCACCAGCGTCTGCGAGGCCCTTGTCTCT ATGATCTTCCCGCTGCACTGGCAGTGCCCCTACATTCCGCTGTGCCCACTGGTGCTGGCAGATGTGCTGAGTGCCCCCGTGCCCTTCATCGTGGGTATCCACTCCAGCTACTTCGATCTGCATGACCCACCTGTGGATGTCATCTGTGTGGATCTCGATACCAACACACTCTTCCA GACTGAGGAAAAGAAGCCCCTCTCCCCTCGGACCCTGCCCCGCAGACCCTACAAGGTTCTGCTGGCCACACTGACACATCTGTACCAGCAGCTGGATCAGA CGTATACTGGCCCCGAGGAGGAGGCCTCCCTGGAATTCCTGCTGACGGACTATGAGGCAGTGTGTGGCCGCCGGGCCCGGCTAGAGCGCGAGGTCCAGGGAGCCTTCCTCCGCTTCATGGCCTGCCTGCTCAAGGGCTACCGGGACTTCCTGCGCCCACTCACCCAGGCCCCCTCTGAGGGGTCTCGCGATGTTGACAACCTCTTCTTCCTGCAAG GCTTCCTCAAGTCCCGAGAACGTTCCAGCCACAAGCTATACTCCCAGCTGCTACACACACAGATGTTCTCCCAGTTCATCGAGGAATGCTCTTTTGGCTCTGCTCGGCACGCTGCCCTTGAATTCTTTGACTCTTGTGTCGACAAG GTCCACCCAGAGCAGGAGAAACCTGAGCCCGTGCCCCTGGTGGAGCTGGAGGAGCTGTCGGGCAGTGAGCTCACCGTGTTTATCATGCCTCCCGAGGAGCCGCCAGCGCCCGAGGGCAGTGAATCCACTCCCCAGTACTG TTATGATGGGTTCCCTGAGCTACGGGCTGAGCTGTTCGAGGCTCCTCAAGAACAAGCCGGGGCTCTGCCTGTGCCAGGCCCTTCCCGCAGCGCCCCCAGCAGTCCTGCCCCTCGCCGCACCAAACAG GAGATGAAGGTGGCGCAGCGGATGGCACAGAAGTCAGCAGCTGTGCCTGAGCTGTGGGCCCGGTGCCTGCTGGGCCACTGCTATGGGCTGTGGTTCCTGTGTCTGCCTGCCTACGTGCGCTCGGCGCCCTCCCGGGTGCGGGCACTGCAGACGGCCTACCAGGTGCTGCGCCAGATGGAGAGCCGCAAGGTGGTGCTGCCTGACGAG GTGTGTTACCGGGTGCTGATGCAGCTGTGCTCACACTACGGGCAGCCCGTGCTGTCCGTGCGGGTCATGCTGGACATGCGGCGGGCGGGCATCGTGCCCAACACCATCACCTATGGCTACTATAACAAG GCTGTGCTGGAAAGCAAGTGGCCGTCTGGCACACCAGGTGGGCGCCTGCGCTGGGCCAAGCTCCGGAACGTGGTCCTGGGGGCTGCTCAGTTCCGCCAGCCCTTGCGAGAacagcggcagcggcagcagaAGCGGGAGAAGGTGGAGACAGCAGCCCAAGAGGCAGGCAGCTCGCAGACAG AGCCCTATTTGGAGCGCCCCTCCCCTACCCGCCCGCTTCAGCGCCAGACTACCTGGGCCGGGCGAAGCCTGCGGGACCCCGCCTCACCTATGGGGCGCCTGGTGAAGAGTGGAAGCCTGGGGAGTGCCCGAGGGGCACAGCCCACCGTGGAGGCTGGTGTGGCCCACA TGATAGAGGCCTTGGGGGTCCTGGAACCCCGGGGATCACCCATACCCTGGCATGATGGAAGCCTCTCAGACCTGAGCCTGACCGGGGAAGAGTCGGCACCCGGAGGCAGCCCAGGGGACTCAGGCTCAGCCCTGAGCACCCAGTCCACTGAAACCCTGGAAGGGCCAAGTGGGCGGGTGCCCAAGGCTGGTGGGCGTCAAGATGAGGCCAGCACCCCCCGAAGAGGGCTGGGCGCCCGCCTCCAACAGCTACTCACTCCTTCCCGCCGCTCCCCCACCTCTCGTGCCCCCCCATCTGAGctgccccctgacctgcctccctcAGCCCGtcgcagccccatggacagcCTTCTGCACCCCCGGGAGCGCCCTGGATCCACTGCATCCGAG AGCTCAGCCTCTCTGGGCAGTGAGTGGGACCTCTCAGAATCTTCTCTCAGCAGCGTGAGCCTTCGCCGTTCCTCAGAGCGCCTCAGTGACACCCCTGGATCCTTCCAGCCACCTTCCCTGGAA ATTCTGCTGTCTAGCTGCTCGCTGTGCCGCGCCTGTGACTCCCTGGTGTATGATGAGGAGATCATGGCTGGCTGGGCGCCTGACGACTCCAACCTCAACACCACCTGTCCGTTCTGCGCTTGCCCCTTTGTGCCCCTGCTCAGCGTCCAGACCCTTGATTCCCGACCCAG CGCCCCCAGCCCCAAGCCTGCTCCTGCTGGTGCCAGCGGCAGCAGCGACGCTCCTGCCCCCGGGGGCCCGGGCCCTGTGCTCAGTGACCGCAGGCTTTGCCTAGCCCTGGATGAGCCACAGCTCTGCAACGGGCACATGGGG ACTGCCTCCCGGCGTGTTGAGAGTGGGGCATGGGCGTATCTCAGCCCCCTCGTGCTGCGGAAGGAGCTGGAGTCACTGGTAGAGAACGAGGGCAGTGAGGTGCTGGCATTGCCTGAGTTGCCTGCCGCTCACCCCATCATCTTCTGGAACCTTCTGTGGTATTTCCAGCGGCTGCGCCTGCCCAGTATTCTGCCGTGCTTGGTGCTGGCCTCCTGTGATGGGCCCCCGCCCCCCCAG GCCCCAGCTCCTTGGATAATGCCTGATCCAGCATCCGTGCAGGTGCGGCTGCTGTGGGATGTCCTGACCCCTGATCCCGATAGCTGCCCACCTCTCTATGTGCTCTGGAGGGTCCACA GCCAGATCCCACAGCGGGTGGTATGGCCAGGTCCAGTACCTGCATCCCTTAGCCTGGCGTTGCTGGAATCGGTGCTGCGTCACGTTGGTCTCAACGAGGTGCACAAGGCTATAGGGCTCCTGCTAGAAACTCTAGGGCCCCCTCCCACTGGCCTGCACCTACAAAG GGGCATCTACCGTGAGATCTTATTCCTGACACTGGCTGCTCTGGGCAAGGACCACATGGATATAG TGGCCTTCGACAAGAAGTACAAATCCGCCTTTAACAAGCTGGCCAGCAGCATGGGCAAGGAGGAGCTGAGGCAGCGGCGGGCACAGATGCCTACCCCAAAGGCCATTGATTGCCGGAAATGTTTCGGAGCGCCTCTGGAATGCTAG
- the DENND4B gene encoding DENN domain-containing protein 4B isoform X2, whose translation MAEERPPRLVDYFVIAGLAGNGAPIPEETWIPEPSGPLRPPRPAEPITDVAVIARALGEEVPQGYTCIQASAGGHPLELSAGLLGGTQPVICYRRGRDKPPLVELGVLYEGKERPKPGFQVLDTTPYSHSANLAPPGPGHPRTYLTYRRAAEGAGLHALGITDLCLVLPSKGEGTPHTYCRLPRNLNPGMWGPAVYLCYKVGLAKANTLVYEAELLGRYPEEDNEAFPLPESVPVFCLPMGATIECWPAQTKYPVPVFSTFVLTGAAGDKVYGAALQFYEAFPRARLSERQARALGLLSAVERGRALGGRAVRSRRAIAVLSRWPAFPAFRAFLTFLYRYSVSGPHRLPLEAHISHFIHNVPFPSPQRPRILVQMSPYDNLLLCQPVSSPLPLSGASFLQLLQTLGPELAITLLLAVLTEHKLLVHSLRPDLLTSVCEALVSMIFPLHWQCPYIPLCPLVLADVLSAPVPFIVGIHSSYFDLHDPPVDVICVDLDTNTLFQTEEKKPLSPRTLPRRPYKVLLATLTHLYQQLDQTYTGPEEEASLEFLLTDYEAVCGRRARLEREVQGAFLRFMACLLKGYRDFLRPLTQAPSEGSRDVDNLFFLQGFLKSRERSSHKLYSQLLHTQMFSQFIEECSFGSARHAALEFFDSCVDKVHPEQEKPEPVPLVELEELSGSELTVFIMPPEEPPAPEGSESTPQYCYDGFPELRAELFEAPQEQAGALPVPGPSRSAPSSPAPRRTKQEMKVAQRMAQKSAAVPELWARCLLGHCYGLWFLCLPAYVRSAPSRVRALQTAYQVLRQMESRKVVLPDEVCYRVLMQLCSHYGQPVLSVRVMLDMRRAGIVPNTITYGYYNKAVLESKWPSGTPGGRLRWAKLRNVVLGAAQFRQPLREQRQRQQKREKVETAAQEAGSSQTEPYLERPSPTRPLQRQTTWAGRSLRDPASPMGRLVKSGSLGSARGAQPTVEAGVAHMIEALGVLEPRGSPIPWHDGSLSDLSLTGEESAPGGSPGDSGSALSTQSTETLEGPSGRVPKAGGRQDEASTPRRGLGARLQQLLTPSRRSPTSRAPPSELPPDLPPSARRSPMDSLLHPRERPGSTASESSASLGSEWDLSESSLSSVSLRRSSERLSDTPGSFQPPSLEILLSSCSLCRACDSLVYDEEIMAGWAPDDSNLNTTCPFCACPFVPLLSVQTLDSRPSAPSPKPAPAGASGSSDAPAPGGPGPVLSDRRLCLALDEPQLCNGHMGTASRRVESGAWAYLSPLVLRKELESLVENEGSEVLALPELPAAHPIIFWNLLWYFQRLRLPSILPCLVLASCDGPPPPQAPAPWIMPDPASVQVRLLWDVLTPDPDSCPPLYVLWRVHSQIPQRVVWPGPVPASLSLALLESVLRHVGLNEVHKAIGLLLETLGPPPTGLHLQRGIYREILFLTLAALGKDHMDIVAFDKKYKSAFNKLASSMGKEELRQRRAQMPTPKAIDCRKCFGAPLEC comes from the exons ATGGCGGAGGAGCGGCCCCCCCGGCTGGTGGATTACTTCGTGATAGCTGGACTTGCAGGGAACGGAGCACCCATCCCTGAGGAAACATGGATTCCTGAACCCAGTGGACCCCTGCGCCCTCCTCGGCCAGCTGAGCCCATCACAGATGTGGCAGTCATCGCTAGGGCCCTGGGCGAGGAGGTGCCCCAGGGCTACACATGCATCCAGGCTTCCGCGGGGGGCCACCCCTTGGAACTCAGCGCTGGGCTCCTAGGTGGAACTCAACCTGTCATCTGCTACCGGAGGGGGCGTGACAAGCCCCCCCTCGTTGAGCTGGG GGTGTTGTATGAGGGGAAGGAACGTCCCAAGCCTGGCTTCCAAGTGCTAGATACGACACCCTACAGCCACTCAGCCAACCTGGCCCCTCCAGGCCCTGGGCACCCCCGCACCTACCTCACTTACCGGCGGGCAGCAGAGGGGGCAGGGCTGCATGCCCTGGGCATCACTGACCTCTGCCTGGTACTGCCCAGCAAGGGCGAGGGCACTCCTCATACTTACTGCCGATTGCCCCGCAACCTCAACCCTGGCATG TGGGGCCCAGCAGTGTACCTGTGCTACAAGGTGGGCCTGGCCAAGGCCAACACACTGGTGTATGAGGCAG AGCTGCTGGGCCGCTACCCAGAGGAGGACAATGAGGCGTTCCCGCTGCCCGAGTCAGTGCCCGTCTTCTGCCTGCCCATGGGGGCCACTATCGAGTGCTGGCCTGCCCAGACCAAGTACCCCGTGCCCGTCTTCTCCACCTTTGTGCTCACGGGTGCAGCTGGTGATAAG GTGTACGGTGCTGCCCTGCAGTTCTACGAGGCGTTCCCGAGGGCCAGGCTGTCGGAGCGGCAGGCTCGGGCCCTGGGCCTGCTGAGTGCTGTGGAGCGGGGCCGGGCACTGGGGGGCCGGGCTGTGCGCAGCCGCCGCGCCATCGCTGTGCTGTCCCGCTGGCCTGCCTTCCCAGCCTTCCGCGCCTTCCTCACCTTCCTCTACCGCTACTCCGTCTCGGGCCCCCACCGTCTGCCCCTGGAAGC gcACATCTCCCACTTCATTCACAatgttcccttcccttccccacagAGACCCCGCATCCTGGTGCAG ATGTCTCCCTATGACAACCTGCTCCTCTGCCAGCCTGTATCCTCACCCCTGCCCCTCAG TGGTGCCAGCTTCCTGCAGCTGCTGCAGACCCTGGGCCCGGAGCTGGCGATCACGCTGCTGCTTGCTGTGCTCACGGAACACAAGCTGCTAGTCCACTCGCTGCGGCCAGATCTGCTCACCAGCGTCTGCGAGGCCCTTGTCTCT ATGATCTTCCCGCTGCACTGGCAGTGCCCCTACATTCCGCTGTGCCCACTGGTGCTGGCAGATGTGCTGAGTGCCCCCGTGCCCTTCATCGTGGGTATCCACTCCAGCTACTTCGATCTGCATGACCCACCTGTGGATGTCATCTGTGTGGATCTCGATACCAACACACTCTTCCA GACTGAGGAAAAGAAGCCCCTCTCCCCTCGGACCCTGCCCCGCAGACCCTACAAGGTTCTGCTGGCCACACTGACACATCTGTACCAGCAGCTGGATCAGA CGTATACTGGCCCCGAGGAGGAGGCCTCCCTGGAATTCCTGCTGACGGACTATGAGGCAGTGTGTGGCCGCCGGGCCCGGCTAGAGCGCGAGGTCCAGGGAGCCTTCCTCCGCTTCATGGCCTGCCTGCTCAAGGGCTACCGGGACTTCCTGCGCCCACTCACCCAGGCCCCCTCTGAGGGGTCTCGCGATGTTGACAACCTCTTCTTCCTGCAAG GCTTCCTCAAGTCCCGAGAACGTTCCAGCCACAAGCTATACTCCCAGCTGCTACACACACAGATGTTCTCCCAGTTCATCGAGGAATGCTCTTTTGGCTCTGCTCGGCACGCTGCCCTTGAATTCTTTGACTCTTGTGTCGACAAG GTCCACCCAGAGCAGGAGAAACCTGAGCCCGTGCCCCTGGTGGAGCTGGAGGAGCTGTCGGGCAGTGAGCTCACCGTGTTTATCATGCCTCCCGAGGAGCCGCCAGCGCCCGAGGGCAGTGAATCCACTCCCCAGTACTG TTATGATGGGTTCCCTGAGCTACGGGCTGAGCTGTTCGAGGCTCCTCAAGAACAAGCCGGGGCTCTGCCTGTGCCAGGCCCTTCCCGCAGCGCCCCCAGCAGTCCTGCCCCTCGCCGCACCAAACAG GAGATGAAGGTGGCGCAGCGGATGGCACAGAAGTCAGCAGCTGTGCCTGAGCTGTGGGCCCGGTGCCTGCTGGGCCACTGCTATGGGCTGTGGTTCCTGTGTCTGCCTGCCTACGTGCGCTCGGCGCCCTCCCGGGTGCGGGCACTGCAGACGGCCTACCAGGTGCTGCGCCAGATGGAGAGCCGCAAGGTGGTGCTGCCTGACGAG GTGTGTTACCGGGTGCTGATGCAGCTGTGCTCACACTACGGGCAGCCCGTGCTGTCCGTGCGGGTCATGCTGGACATGCGGCGGGCGGGCATCGTGCCCAACACCATCACCTATGGCTACTATAACAAG GCTGTGCTGGAAAGCAAGTGGCCGTCTGGCACACCAGGTGGGCGCCTGCGCTGGGCCAAGCTCCGGAACGTGGTCCTGGGGGCTGCTCAGTTCCGCCAGCCCTTGCGAGAacagcggcagcggcagcagaAGCGGGAGAAGGTGGAGACAGCAGCCCAAGAGGCAGGCAGCTCGCAGACAG AGCCCTATTTGGAGCGCCCCTCCCCTACCCGCCCGCTTCAGCGCCAGACTACCTGGGCCGGGCGAAGCCTGCGGGACCCCGCCTCACCTATGGGGCGCCTGGTGAAGAGTGGAAGCCTGGGGAGTGCCCGAGGGGCACAGCCCACCGTGGAGGCTGGTGTGGCCCACA TGATAGAGGCCTTGGGGGTCCTGGAACCCCGGGGATCACCCATACCCTGGCATGATGGAAGCCTCTCAGACCTGAGCCTGACCGGGGAAGAGTCGGCACCCGGAGGCAGCCCAGGGGACTCAGGCTCAGCCCTGAGCACCCAGTCCACTGAAACCCTGGAAGGGCCAAGTGGGCGGGTGCCCAAGGCTGGTGGGCGTCAAGATGAGGCCAGCACCCCCCGAAGAGGGCTGGGCGCCCGCCTCCAACAGCTACTCACTCCTTCCCGCCGCTCCCCCACCTCTCGTGCCCCCCCATCTGAGctgccccctgacctgcctccctcAGCCCGtcgcagccccatggacagcCTTCTGCACCCCCGGGAGCGCCCTGGATCCACTGCATCCGAG AGCTCAGCCTCTCTGGGCAGTGAGTGGGACCTCTCAGAATCTTCTCTCAGCAGCGTGAGCCTTCGCCGTTCCTCAGAGCGCCTCAGTGACACCCCTGGATCCTTCCAGCCACCTTCCCTGGAA ATTCTGCTGTCTAGCTGCTCGCTGTGCCGCGCCTGTGACTCCCTGGTGTATGATGAGGAGATCATGGCTGGCTGGGCGCCTGACGACTCCAACCTCAACACCACCTGTCCGTTCTGCGCTTGCCCCTTTGTGCCCCTGCTCAGCGTCCAGACCCTTGATTCCCGACCCAG CGCCCCCAGCCCCAAGCCTGCTCCTGCTGGTGCCAGCGGCAGCAGCGACGCTCCTGCCCCCGGGGGCCCGGGCCCTGTGCTCAGTGACCGCAGGCTTTGCCTAGCCCTGGATGAGCCACAGCTCTGCAACGGGCACATGGGG ACTGCCTCCCGGCGTGTTGAGAGTGGGGCATGGGCGTATCTCAGCCCCCTCGTGCTGCGGAAGGAGCTGGAGTCACTGGTAGAGAACGAGGGCAGTGAGGTGCTGGCATTGCCTGAGTTGCCTGCCGCTCACCCCATCATCTTCTGGAACCTTCTGTGGTATTTCCAGCGGCTGCGCCTGCCCAGTATTCTGCCGTGCTTGGTGCTGGCCTCCTGTGATGGGCCCCCGCCCCCCCAG GCCCCAGCTCCTTGGATAATGCCTGATCCAGCATCCGTGCAGGTGCGGCTGCTGTGGGATGTCCTGACCCCTGATCCCGATAGCTGCCCACCTCTCTATGTGCTCTGGAGGGTCCACA GCCAGATCCCACAGCGGGTGGTATGGCCAGGTCCAGTACCTGCATCCCTTAGCCTGGCGTTGCTGGAATCGGTGCTGCGTCACGTTGGTCTCAACGAGGTGCACAAGGCTATAGGGCTCCTGCTAGAAACTCTAGGGCCCCCTCCCACTGGCCTGCACCTACAAAG GGGCATCTACCGTGAGATCTTATTCCTGACACTGGCTGCTCTGGGCAAGGACCACATGGATATAG TGGCCTTCGACAAGAAGTACAAATCCGCCTTTAACAAGCTGGCCAGCAGCATGGGCAAGGAGGAGCTGAGGCAGCGGCGGGCACAGATGCCTACCCCAAAGGCCATTGATTGCCGGAAATGTTTCGGAGCGCCTCTGGAATGCTAG